One window of the Colletotrichum destructivum chromosome 4, complete sequence genome contains the following:
- a CDS encoding Putative myc-type, basic helix-loop-helix (bHLH) domain-containing protein: MLAIHRPRMGSTQPSDPNLPFGYAVDPSQDFFLDPPEPAPGAPLLSDNETKLLSSFFEDMTADHYNMPSFGEGLNFSDAWLDLPPQFMGSTTSYGHSPAPPSLESPGHAMPHADFSDIMSMSSNLMPPPPPPPPQQQHHHRHQQQHQQQHQQQHQQQHQQQHQPQSHLSLEQHASADVLQAASTLLHNGSSSRSSASGSGPMFSSNSRDVPHSLGPPVGHLRHQPMEDFKRAERGSVAQAGLVEDHESTFADMFFGPAPGERVSAQRASQVPNIDVQWGSDARFNRTNSFVPDPKESYDALSKVQLRYMECLEPSQSTDNTRPSSPNGEHALGKGHSRKSSEVLKKEEDADAPPRKRRKSRNTKEDVDGEEEDNGTTTKAARKRKTKTEAASATPPAENGTASRRRKSGTGTKPPRENLTEAQKRENHIKSEQKRRTLIKEGFDDLCELVPGLKGGGFSKSTMLTMAAEWLEDIMKGNDELRAQ, translated from the exons ATGCTCGCCATACATCGTCCCAGAATGGGTTCGACGCAGCCGTCAGACCCGAATCTGCCCTTCGGCT ATGCCGTTGATCCCTCTCAAGacttcttcctcgacccTCCCGAACCCGCGCCTGGCGCACCTCTCCTCTCCGACAATGAAACGAAACTCCTTAGCTCCTTTTTTGAGGACATGACGGCAGACCACTATAACATGCCATCATTTGGCGAAGGCCTCAACTTCAGCGATGCGTGGCTGGACCTACCACCCCAGTTCATGGGGTCAACCACGTCTTACGGCCATTCGCCAGCACCGCCATCACTCGAATCCCCCGGGCACGCAATGCCCCATGCCGACTTTTCAGACATTATGTCCATGAGTTCGAATCTGatgccgcctcctcctcctcctccgccacaacagcagcatcatcaccgacaccagcaacagcatcaacaacagcaccagcaacagcaccagcagcaacaccagcagcaacaccaaCCCCAGTCGCACCTGTCACTCGAACAGCATGCTTCGGCCGACGTTCTTCAAGCTGCCAGCACGTTATTACACAacgggtcgtcgtcgagatccagCGCGAGTGGTTCTGGGCCGATGTTTAGCAGTAACAGCAGAGATGTGCCACACTCTCTCGGACCTCCCGTCGGTCATCTCAGACACCAGCCAATGGAGGATTTCAAGCGTGCCGAGCGAGGCAGCGTAGCTCAGGCTGGTCTTGTCGAGGACCACGAGAGCACCTTCGCGGACATGTTTTTTGGTCCCGCTCCCGGGGAGAGAGTTTCTGCCCAGCGCGCCAGTCAGGTCCCCAATATCGATGTCCAGTGGGGCTCAGACGCCCGGTTCAACCGCACCAACAGCTTTGTCCCAGACCCCAAAGAATCATATGACGCTCTATCCAAGGTTCAGTTGAGATACATGGAGTGCCTCGAGCCAAGTCAAAGCACGGACAACACTCGCCCGTCGAGCCCCAACGGCGAGCACGCGTTGGGAAAGGGACACAGCAGGAAGTCATCAGAGGTTctgaagaaggaggaagacgcGGATGCCCCGCCAcgaaagaggaggaagagcaggAACACGAAGGAGGACGTTGacggggaagaggaggataATGGCACTACTACAAAGGCGGCGAGAAAACGGAAGACCAAGACCGAGGCTGCATCCGCTACCCCGCCGGCAGAAAACGGCACGGCTAGCCGAAGACGCAAGTCGGGCACGGGAACCAAGCCGCCCCGCGAGAACCTTACGGAAGCCCAAAAGCGAGAGAACCATATCAAGAGCGAGCAAAAGCGTCGGACTTTGATTAAGGAAGGCTTCGATGACCTTTGCGAGCTCGTGCCAGGCCTGAAGGGAGGTGGGTTCAGCAAGAGCACCATGCTGACCATGGCGGCCGAATGGCTTGAAGATATAATGAAGGGCAACGATGAGCTCAGGGCGCAATAG
- a CDS encoding Putative transmembrane protein — MAAVTSLRSAMIPRSQMQTRRKSIIELHGIPPILRPLLRAYFLGYASAVAPRILTLLMQYITRKRRKTLTENGQCIGFVTQLRRIVLAGLDPQRFPTFCALIVGGSTLLEEPLRRLFERNANGLAEATRTRLARWSAAFIAAWFSLQLLQSKKSSAFTENVPVKSDVPPGAKLKEVRYAGRTLDLTLFTLTRALDVIVGELWARRRARRIAEGSWTKAERIIGRFTDPSLFVTSCAFIMWAWFYHPSRLPSAYNKWISSAANVDMRLIEALQKLRAGEMAYGQSGQAELLQSMCEKYKWPIEWGDPSKSIPIPCEMVHMGCGPSCELHAISRFYRSWKWSMAMYLPLSVALLLRGPINRKSVLRTLVSASRSAAFLGTYITLFYYGVCLARTRIGPHVIGKDLAARQKIDAGICVRAGCCLCGWSVLVESVSRRKDMALFVAPRAMATLLPRRYGMDKQWRETLVFAASTAVVFTCIHENQARVRGVLGGVLGLVLRN, encoded by the exons ATGGCTGCTGTCACATCTCTTCGCTCCGCAATGATACCTCGGAGTCAGATGCAAACTCGCCGGAAAAGCATTATCGAGCTGCATGGAATTCCGCCAATCCTACGGCCGCTCCTCCGGGCCTATTTCCTTGGCTATGCTTCCGCCGTTGCCCCGAGGATCCTGACATTGTTGATGCAATACATCACCAGGAAACGCCGCAAAACCTTAACTGAAAATGGGCAGTGCATTGGGTTTGTAACTCAATTGAGGCGAATAGTTCTTGCCGGCCTAGATCCGCAGCGTTTCCCGACTTTTTGCGCCTTGATAGTTGGCGGCAGTACACTGCTAGAG GAGCCTCTGCGTCGATTATTCGAGCGCAACGCGAATGGTCTCGCCGAAGCAACCCGCACAAG GCTTGCCAGATGGAGCGCCGCATTCATTGCTGCTTGGTTCAGTCTGCAACTTCTGCAGTCCAAGAAAAGCTCGGCTTTTACGGAGAATGTCCCAGTCAAGTCTGACGTCCCTCCAGGAGCTAAACTGAAGGAAGTCCGGTATGCCGGACGGACTCTTGACTTGACCCTTTTCACGTTAACGCGGGCACTCGATGTTATCGTTGGTGAACTATGGGCTCGCAGACGCGCGCGCCGCATTGCGGAGGGGAGCTGGACCAAG GCGGAGCGGATCATCGGCAGATTCACCGACCCGTCTCTGTTTGTTACGTCGTGCGCATTCATCATGTGGGCGTGGTTCTACCACCCCTCTCGGCTGCCCAGCGCCTACAACAAATGGATCAGCTCGGCGGCCAATGTCGATATGCGGCTCATCGAGGCTCTCCAAAAGCTGCGTGCCGGCGAGATGGCCTATGGCCAGAGCGGGCAGGCCGAGCTGCTCCAAAGCATGTGTGAGAAGTACAAGTGGCCGATAGAATGGGGCGACCCGTCAAAGTCTATCCCCATTCCTTGTGAAATGGTGCACATGGGATGCGGCCCCTCGTGCGAGCTTCATGCCATCAGTCGTTTCTATCGATCGTGGAAATGGTCCATGGCTATGTACCTGCCCCTGAGCGTggcgctcctcctccgggGTCCGATCAATAGGAAGAGCGTCTTGCGGACGCTGGTCTCGGCTTCGCGGTCGGCGGCGTTCCTAGGCACGTATATCACGCTCTTCTACTACGGTGTTTGTCTAGCCCGGACGAGGATTGGGCCTCACGTCATTGGCAAGGACCTGGCGGCACGACAGAAGATCGACGCGGGCATATGCGTTCGTGCCGGATGCTGTCTGTGCGGCTGGAGTGTTCTCGTCGAGTCCGTCAGCCGCCGCAAAGACATGGCTCTTTTCGTCGCTCCGCGGGCCATGGCCACGCTATTGCCCAGACGGTACGGCATGGACAAGCAGTGGAGGGAGACGCTGGTTTTTGCCGCCAGCACGGCGGTCGTGTTTACCTGCATTCATGAGAACCAGGCCCGTGTGCGAGGCGTGCTGGGTGGTGTTCTGGGATTGGTATTGCGCAACTAG
- a CDS encoding Putative class I glutamine amidotransferase, with translation MRLITPTVAIALASLVAGSPSLHRTRNTPCVPSTNTTSPPVNFGAIVFRAMDMLDIFGPLDALQLVAHNRHLNLHLIAATLDPVTTAPQAAGMNVYNSSFWPTIQPTATFDDDLDLDILIVPGGPGIRAPGLEHIVEYVRRSYPRVKYLITICTGASFAAKAGALDGKRATTNKAAWKLITAMGPNVEWVSPARYVADGNVWTSSGVSSGLDLTVAFIKEVYGEELATKVSRIMEYVPNPADWDPFAEINGVGPTNNV, from the exons ATGCGCCTCATAACCCCCACAGTCGCAATCGCGCTCGCCTCCCTCGTTGCAGGgagcccctccctccacaGGACACGCAACACCCCATGCGTTCCgtccaccaacaccacctcGCCCCCGGTGAACTTTGGCGCCATCGTCTTCCGCGCGATGGACATGCTTGACATCTTCggccccctcgacgccctccagCTCGTCGCTCACAACCGTCACCTGAACCTCCACCTGATCGCCGCGACCCTCGACCCGGTCACCACCGCCCCGCAGGCCGCCGGCATGAACGTCTACAACTCGTCATTCTGGCCGACGATCCAGCCCACCGCCacctttgacgacgacctcgacctcgacataCTCATCGTCCCCGGCGGGCCCGGCATCCGCGCGCCCGGCCTGGAGCACATTGTCGAGTACGTCAGGAGGTCCTACCCGAGGGTCAAGTACCTCATCACCATCTGCACGGGCGCCAGCTTCGCGGCCAAGGCGGGCGCGCTGGATGGCAAGAGAGCCACAACGAACAAGGCGGCCTGGAAGCTGATCACGGCCATGGGGCCTAATGTCGAGTGGGTTTCGCCGGCCCGGTATGTGGCCGATGGCAACGTCTGGACTTCGTCTGGT GTCAGTTCCGGCCTGGACTTGACCGTCGCCTTCATCAAGGAGGTAtacggcgaggagctggcgaCCAAGGTCAGCAGGATCATGGAGTATGTCCCGAACCCCGCCGACTGGGACCCCTTTGCGGAGATCAACGGCGTCGGGCCCACAAACAACGTCTAG
- a CDS encoding Putative NAD-dependent epimerase/dehydratase, NAD(P)-binding domain superfamily: MASNQTLLVTGANGYIGTHVVGLALERGYNVRATARSESSINNLRSLFPESSHRLSFAIVPDITKHESYQDALAGVTGIIHTASPFILNPKNNETDLLQPAINGSLAILEAARLYGSEVKRIVNVSSFASIVDLAKGYRPGHTYTEDDWNPMSYEEASKTDSGAAAYCASKALAEKAMWRWMGENTAVAFTLANICPPWVFGPYLGTPDLGRLSESMGLLWKLVDAKEVPPTDFGGYADVRDVARALVGAVETPAAGGERFLVGGGFDWQTAADLVREEVPEANTRVPEGRPGYGRTEERYAVDGSKAERVLGLKYTPLNATLRDSIQQLIAVEKASKSA; encoded by the coding sequence ATGGCGTCAAACCAAACCCTTCTCGTCACAGGCGCCAACGGCTACATCGGCACCCatgtcgtcggcctcgctcTCGAACGCGGGTACAACGTCCGCGCAACGGCCCGCTCCGAGTCTTCAATCAATAACCTTCGTTCCCTTTTCCCAGAATCTTCCCACCGACTCTCCTTCGCTATCGTCCCAGACATCACCAAGCATGAATCCTACCAAGACGCACTTGCTGGCGTGACGGGCATCATCCACACCGCATCCCCCTTTATCCTCAACCCTAAGAACAACGAGACGGACCTCCTGCAGCCTGCCATTAACGGCTCGCTTGCCATCCTCGAAGCCGCGAGGCTATACGGTTCCGAGGTGAAGCGCATCGTCAACGTTTCGTCGTTTGCGTCTATCGTCGACTTGGCCAAGGGATACCGCCCGGGCCACACCTACACCGAGGACGACTGGAACCCGATGAGCTACGAAGAGGCGTCCAAGACGGACAGCGGCGCTGCGGCGTACTGCGCCTCTAAGGCACTCGCGGAGAAGGCCATGTGGCGCTGGATGGGTGAGAACACGGCCGTGGCGTTCACTCTGGCCAACATCTGCCCGCCGTGGGTGTTCGGCCCGTACCTCGGCACTCCCGACCTTGGCCGCCTGAGCGAGTCGATGGGGCTTCTCTGGAAGCTGGTTGACGCAAAGGAGGTCCCGCCGACGGACTTTGGCGGCTACGCTGACGTGCGGGACGTCGCACGAGCGCTGGTCGGCGCGGTCGAgacgccggcagctggaggCGAGCggttcctcgtcggcggaggATTCGACTGGCAGACTGCGGCGGATCTCGTCCGCGAGGAGGTTCCGGAGGCGAATACCAGGGTCCCAGAGGGACGTCCGGGGTACGGGAGGACAGAAGAGCGGTACGCTGTTGACGGGAGCAAGGCGGAGCGGGTGCTGGGGCTGAAGTATACGCCCCTGAACGCTACTTTGAGGGACTCCATTCAGCAGTTGATCGCGGTGGAGAAGGCTTCCAAGTCTGCTTGA